From Daphnia magna isolate NIES linkage group LG2, ASM2063170v1.1, whole genome shotgun sequence:
GCTCGGCCGCTTGTTGTCGCGCGTATTCTCCAAGACTCCGCGAATAGCGTCCGTACATCTTGTTTTAATTTGACGCATCGTATCAAAATAAAAGTATACAAGCAAAAGATGCGTTATAAGTCAAATGACGACAGCAGGGCTCAAATAATTCACTGGGtatgaacaaaaagaaacacttTTTGCACGCGGGCCAATTGCAGGTTAGGACGTGAGTAACATTCCAAATGCAGGTCATCGTCATCGAGGGGGGAGGGATAAAATGCGACCACTAGTGAACACACAATCACCACACGATTGAGGGGAAAGCATAATCAACCGAGTTCCAGCAACTGCACATCGTACTGGTGTTGCATAAAACTTTCTCAACAGCAGCACGAATCACGAATGGTCTGCTAGCACAGTTCAACGTCCGgtgaaaatgtttttgtcaTCAGGAAGACGAAAACGAGTCCTCCATTCAGGcagagccaaaaaaaaaaaaaagggacataaAAACGATAGCAATTCATCAGGGGAGGGCATTGTCATGCAGAAAGTACCAGCGTAAAAACGTAGTTAAAGTTGGAGTCGATATCAATGAGTTCGGGATTCCGATTCATTACGTCGCACCTCGGACTAGGCCACATCGTCTCTTTAGACGATGATCGGCCtcgaagcaaaaaaaagagccGGACGATTGAACTTCTTAGCCGCGTGACACACGTACTCAGACTGCCTAACTCGCAAGTTCCAGTGAAGAGACCCCCCCTCGTTTCTCGCACATTAAAAAACAagacaacaacacacacacacacaaaaaagttcGCCAACATCCGAAAAATCAAACGCGCGATCTATGGACACACGACACGCCATGCTAAAAACCTCAGTGTGTGACGGGCGTCGAGCCAGCGCGGTTTAAAATTAGGTTTTGGAACTCCCGCAAGACCTTCGAACgcgaaaacacacacacacacacatcctCGGAAATGTAAGCTATAGGATTTTAACCAAAAAGATGGCCGATTTCGTCACACAGAAAAACATTGCGGGACTAAATGGACTAAATCAAGAACCTCTCGCGATCGTTCAAATGTGTGACGCAACGCACCGGCCAACGACCGTTTTATTATTCATATTTACCCAAGTACAAACAACTTTTCTATATGGGAatctttttttacattttttttcggGTTAATTTAGAACTACTAGTCGGCAAAACGTCTTTTCACGCCACGATCGATCACATGTGAAGCGTAGCGGGATGGAATTTGACGACAGATTTTGGCGACATATCATTTGAATCGAAAGAGATGATAGCCAATATTATTTATCCTTGGCTAAAATTAAAATCTCAAGACATTTGGGttaaaataaattgaaaaaaaaaaaattagcgtAGACCTTGTCCTATGAGACTTTATTCCACTAGTAAAAAGTACTAAGCGGATGCTGTTTATTTCTGATCATGGAGCTGATACACATTCAGCTTTAGGAGCTAGGCCAAGCCCCAATGACTAATTAAACAACAACTATTAGTGAAAGGTGAACCCCCCCAGGtaaattgccttttttttttgcgtgtgtgcGTCCCAGACAGGTAAGTTCACCTCGATATTTGGATTGACCCTCGCTATAATTTCTGCACGGCCATTAAAACTAATTTTACGGGTAGCAAtactttcacttttttttttttttttacttgcgAATCATcgtataaaaataaaattccttCGATGACGTTTTTCCACCTTGGTTCTATTTACACGCGAATGGCACATAGTTTTTATGCAGTCACTTGCAAAGCAGCCTTGATAGCTGCCAGCTAGTGCAGTGTACCCTGCACTCTCTTCTAAATAAGGATTTGTTTCTAATCTTTCAAAGggcttgaaaaacaacagAGAAACTAGTTTTtaggcaagaaaaaaaatgttccgaTTGTTTTCTTCAGAATTGTTAATATAAGGTATCGATGTCAGGGAAAGATGTCTGAAAAATTCGAAactagaaagagaaaaaaaaaaagatgcaaatTTTTGTCCTGGCCCACTAGTCAGCGGGACATTTTTCTCGAGATCTTAACTGTCAAATTTGGCATCGACTTCTTTAAACCATCCAACGGTACACGCAATAAAAACGGTGCCAACCCCAAAAAGCCAGATGGGCGCATATAGAAAGGCCTCGGTCATTTATATGGGACAAGGTTAGGCCATTCGTACTACGTGGAAAAACACAACAACCTTACGAACAAGCAGATGGTTTCAAAATATACTAACAATATTCCTTGACCAATTGATGATGGCTCTCAGAATTCTATAGCTCTTgtataacaagaaaaaaactttttaaaaatagagtTGGGGGAAACCTTGACGctattcattaaaaaagagTTATTCCAAAGCCCCAAAATGGTGCCGTGTGTTCGTGAATCTGTTTAAGacatccttctttttccttttgtggTAAAATACATATTTTCTAGGGTAGACTGAAAAGAGCCTGAATTGAGAAGCGTGCCGTTTTATCCCACAAAAAGATGGACTGCTGGTGTTGTTTTCCGCTTTCAGTCAATTATAAATCATGCTCAACCACGTCTTCACCTCTCAGCagattatttaaataaataaactagATCACAGTTTTGAATACATGACGTCAATGCACTCGAACCGCATTCATCGTCCGGgtcggaaaaacaaaaacaagaaacggAAACACTCGACCGCAATGACTCAAGAACGGGGAGAGGAAGTTCGATAGACGATGTGGACAAATATGTACACGGAGTgccctacacacacacacacacacacacactgaatAAGGAGCCTTCCTGCTAGCGGAATCATTTCTGTCTTAATGCCAAGCAAAACACAAGTATATGATTGGTTGCCCGCCCATATATCCTGATTAACTTGACTATGGGAATTTCAAACGTCGGGATGTTGTTCATTGAATTAAAAAAGGGCTGTCTGTTCACGAACGAACGAAAAAGACTAACGGCTTGAGGCGATGGGGCGGAGTGCTTTCTTCTTTAGGATTTCCCACATGTTGCTCGTACAAACACGAGCGCTCGTCTCTTGTTTCGTCACCTGCTTTATGGGGGAAAACCTCTTTTGTTAGCAGGTCGAATGAGAGCACGCCAAGGTCTTTTGGGTTTTTTGCTACATTCTATACAAGGTTGCCGCAGTTCGAACAAACCGGTTCTTAGGACGTACAGAGAGACTTGCAATTACTggtttaaattttaaaatgcaaaaacCTTCTATAATTTACGTAAGGTAGATAATATCGGCCGTGGTTAAGGACTCGATAGCAAAGTTGAATCAAGAACAAGGTAAACCTTGacgtctcccgcgtgacaatCGCGAGACTTTTACAATGGCCATTCACGTTATTTTACGTTTTgtgaaatgtaattgaaagCTCGGGAaggatgcaaaaaaaaacaacaacaaaatattgGAACCAAGGCTGGTGGGAAGAGGAAGCTTGACGAAAATGGAAATCGAAATGTTTGGCTAGGCTAAGAAAACCTGAATGTTTGTCGACATCCAAATAAAGGGGCCTTACTAATTCCttgtagagaagaaaaagccTCGGAGAAAATGTTGGCAGAAAAGACACATGTCAATCGTGCTATTCAGATtcctttctgtttttttctttgggtcTCGTGAATCGGCGGATATTCGTATTTGAATACTTGGAATTAGAAATTCATGCCAGAAATAAAAGCGTCAAGAGTCCTGCCCAGACCTTGACTCAAGACTGttgttctttaaaaaaaaacccgccAAGATACAAGACAATCTAAAAAGCCCTGCTTTCCTTTTATTGCGTTTGCAGTTGCGGGAGGGGGGGTGAAAGGCAAAGAGACAAGTCGTTTAAAGAATGGAATTATCTCCGGATATCCCATTGAGATATTGGTAGGTCCGGTTTGAATCTACACAGTGGGATGCGTTAAAAGTTCACGGTCAACTTGCACGCATTTGAGCTTTAATAAAATATCCTTCAGGAAATGTGCCATTACGTCGTCGGGAAATTCCATCAACCACAACATGAAAAAAGATAATTCCATGGCCGCCAGTCGTTTTTCCGCTAGTGTCTCTTCCACGTATTACATACCCACCAGCGGTTTCTTCTCGAAGAAATTACAACTAAAACTACTCGACTGAATACACGCAGAACGATAATAATGTAGAAACATTGTAAagcaacaaaaagaaaaggatataatcccagaaaaaaatatatgtaaataaaaaaaactacccacaaaaaaaaaagggccaattCAAAGTAGGTCTTCACCAGCGGGATTCCGCGCGTTCATGGCACCGACTGGTACGCCGACTCCCGCAAACACGCACAGTCATACAAAGAaacgggttttttctttccaaaagGGAGAGGTTAGACGCTTAATCAAACGgacagaaaaataaatgatgaATGTACCTCGACGCTTTGATTTGTAAAGTAATACTTAAAGAAAAACCCCATAGATAAGATTCTGATCCGGTTTCGTCAGCACCTCGTGATGTGTTTTATTTACTGTCTGCTATCAGAACGATGGCGATTTTCTAAAGctgtaaacaaaaacaaccgTGATTGTGCTTTTTTCCTCGGTTCGGCAATTTGCTTCGTGTAGAGCACATCTCCTATTGGGACCTGCGCATAATCAGCGCCCGACCTGCAGCAGCTTTTGAATAAACATCAAGAATCGTCCATTTCACAGACAACGActgaacaaaataaaatagtgACCTTAATTTACTATGACAGTGTTAACAAAAATGTGGGATAATAGTCcactttaagaaaaaataaagggcgCTTTCTCCTTCCAGTCCAACTTGTTTCTCTATAAAGATTACacgttttgaaaaaattcaCGACTTTCCGTTtctaaaagagaaaaaaaaacacagttGATCAGGAGAAAATGGTGAACTTTCTCTCCTATTCCTTTAAATAGattaataacatttttttctgtatgGCGGACATTCGCAAcatctcgaaaaaaaaaactttccttCCCCAGGAAAAGGTTCCGCATGGCTGGTCATCCATCAGAGAGAGAGCCGACATTATGCCCAACAGATAAAAATTTACCAGTGGGCCCGACTGCTGTAGTGATGAGAAAGTTTATATTTTTGCACAAACATCTTTTCCCTCCTGCCATGTAATCAACCAGAACCCATCCCGTTTCATTTGAATAATGCATTACGCAATAGCCTTCCGCTTGCAACAAAACTGACGCAACGCCGAAAAAAcctaaagaaattgaaaccCTTTGGCTAGGCCGTCTTCATAGCAACGAGTGAAAGTAAGTGTTCTCTGATTGCCCCCCAAAAAGGATGTGAAAAATAAGGTGTCGGCATCCGCGAGGCGTCTGCCTATACATGTGTAGAAAAGTTGTTTCAGGCGAGTCACTGCCCCCAAAGCGTGAATCAATGCAACAGCACGCGTGTAAAGTgctgaaaaatgttttttaagttttaaaaaattctaataGAAAAGCAAAGGCATCACAGTGAAAAACATTTCGATTGgttgaagagagaaaaaacatcCGAGTGAGGACATTTAACGATGACGTAACTCTTGAAATTGTTTGATATCTACGATTTAAAAAACGCCCAATAATGGGAAAATGTCCTTAAAGAGCTGACGGCCGCCCGTTAGCGGCATGTGTCCGAACGTCACGCGCACAAGTGATAAGAGTTCATCATCACATGATCTAAGATTATTGTTTTGATTACACAGTCTGTTCAgactgaaaaataaaagaatcagGTGTCTCCCGTTCGTGTGATGCTCGCTTACAATTTTTATCGCATCGTGCTTTAGCGTGGCCGCGTCACGCGCCCAATCGAATTCTGTGCAAGAAATGATGAAGGGATTAAGCGTACACGGTGACCCCGCCCCCTACCCTATCTACTTTTGATAAATCAGGTCAATCTTAAGACTCTCACATGTTTAATTTGAATCACGCGCTACGTGATTACTCGTGATAATTGGGACAGAAAAAGTGCAATTTCTcctcgcaaaaaaaaaaggaagattgAATTCACTCAACTCCATTATCTGGTCATGACTAAGGAAAACTGTGTTATAGAATTTTAAAAGCTGTTTAACacataaaagaatttttaaaaataaaaaaaaggaaggcgTTTTTGACTTGGCAACAACACGATCACGACGTAAAACTTCACCCACCTTCAACCCTGCGGCATCTACCCCAAAATGTGACCACTCCTGTTAGCTGCGAAGCCCTGCGGCTGTTGTGAACGTCAACAAGGTGGCCGCCACTTTGCTTTTCTGTacctttctttctattttgcATAGTCGTACCTGGCACGTCTAACTCCTTTTGGccgtgaaataaaaaattcttaatTGCAGGTCATCGGCACCCGAAAGGAAGCAAATGTTTCCACCCCAAAAAAGGATTCTTTTCTGAATACATAAGGTCAAGTTATAAACGGAATACAATAAAAGTTGGTTCAACTTTCATGTTTATAACGGGCCTTTTTGTTAAACACCTGTTAAAGTTTACATAGCGACATGCAAAGTCACTCGTTTAGCAATTTCCGCATTCGCAATCGAAACGCAGCAAGGACTTTCTAAAACGATAAATACTTGGAAAAAAAGAGCATTTAAATCAAACTGCTTTTGAAATAGTCTCAAGGTCGACTTGTTGATCGAATGGCATTGCCTTCGAGATTTACATAATACACAATAACCAGGACTTGTACTATTCACAGACAAAGACtcgataaaaaaaaccaactgAATAAACAATCCGTCTTGCACTCACCAGCGTGTGTTGATAGCCAAGTTCCAGCTCTCCTTGAATCTGGTCGGACGTCGCCATTTTTGGAGGTTGCCTGTTATCGTCGTTCGCCTTTCAACTTTTCTTCTCGGGAAATTTCAACTTCCTGATGTGTTTTTGAGGCTACGTAACTCAATCGACGAGATGACAACACATCAGCAACACACAGAATCGTCAGATACGCCCGATCAAAGGCGTCTATCTCAGGATTATCAAACGGGATACCAAACACAGATGGCGACTATAgttgaccaaaaaaaaatgaaataaaaatagaaaacggGGACAAAAGGAAGCACACAATTAAAACatcgacttttttttcttttctttgttcctAATTGTCTTTATTGCGGAATGGtcgtacgtgtgtgtgtgtgtgtgtgtgtgtgtctgcgaGCAGTGAAGGAGAGCAACCAACTCCTCTGACGGTTCCCAGCTGACTGCCAGGGTACACGCGAGACACTGTGTTTCATATCGCAAACACCCAACTCGGCAACTCCCGAAccggctttttattttattttatttttgttctatCAAGAAAAGACCTCTTGTCGTCACCCAAccaccctctttttcttttgttctagACCCGGGATTTATCTCCCCCCTCCCCAAGTTTTTCCGTTTCAATCACACTTTTCCACAGACAAATGACAAACAGCAGATTTCACTTTTACGATGAATTCATCACCAGGTACAGCACCTGACCTACTCTAGTCAGCCGACTATCAAATGTTTTCCACTTTGtcgccatttctttttatttttttcgtcacAGCTGACCCACctctcttttctatttttctctgTAATTCAATCGCATCTGGTGTCATTTCACGACAAAACCACGTTGGGCTTGCATCGAAAGCCGAGTTCAAAACACGAATCCAAAGCAGATAGAAAAGCACAAAACTCGTGATTATGTGACAACGAACTCAAAGGcgtacacattttttaaagaaaacgaatcacgATACGTTCAAACCTCAGATGGCTTTTCACTACATTATGTTTTGTTCCTGGAAGGCAAGTCGGAATGGCGCCGAAAAGCAGAACATACGTAGGCAAAAAAACGTGgctttttctttgttccaaCATTCACGTTTAGAAATGAAACCTggggcatttttctttctgatttcAAGAGGAAGAGTTCGCACACGGGTGCTTCGAAAGAAATTTCTAGAACTTCGACCTTGCCTTAGTGTCTCTGTAGTCAAAcgaaaaattgagaaaaatcagcgaaaaaaacaagtttgttttctttccatcaGTCAGTCAGCACATTACGCTGCTGCTGTTATCGCACGTTCGATATAACACGATCGTCTTCCATTTTTGGCCGTGACTAAGAGGCGTATTAAATACCACGTGATTGTTTGTGAGTTGGGGTCAAATTTCAATTGATATACGTTTTGCTTGGAGTTTGGGAATGTTTTCAACTATTCGGTCAATATACCATGGCAGACAATGCGTTCGGGATTTTCCTGGTTGCAAGTTCGTGTATTCTGAGGTAGAGCAAAAGATTGGAAAGAAGGCCAATTTTGACAGAGTGTTACTACGTTTGATTTTAGTAGTTGTGGCTGGCCTTGAGCGGGGCGTAATTCAATAGACCATAATAGCTTTAATTACATCGCCTCAGGTAATAATTCCTCGGTATTTCTATTGTGCTACGCCAGCTGAAAAACCTGCACATCAGTTGCTTAACAAACCAAAAGAGAACCGAGAAGTAGAGGAGACTTATCGTCCGTGTTGTTTGTTTACCAAGAGTATATCTCCGTGGTCTAACAACCTGTTTCGCCACCTGTTGAATCACGACGAGAGTTACCATGTGCATCGAGTTATTTGAATCTGAGGAAAACTGACAGAACTGACCCTGTAAGCCTAATGAATAAATAGGCAGCCAAAAGAAGGATGACGGGCTTCTCAATTACGACATCTTGTCGTTGAGTTCCATAGGTTCAAGGCCAGAACTGACGTCACGATCAAAAGGCGCGAGAGCTCGAAGATTTCATACCACAAGAGTACACGGCCACACGTGTGAAGGCCACGAAAGTGAGGTGGTGATTAATTACTTTCAGTCTGCTACTGGGTAACTCAGATGAAAGGGAGACATGTAAAAGGACAGCAGCGACTTCAACCTTTTGGTTTCAGGTCGCAAATTACAAAATCGTTGGAATACTTTCCATTTTCACGGAGGAggtcaacaaaaaaaaaagacaaaaaacattgaaatggTTTTGAACAGTTTTTTCGCATGATGTCACAGGAGCAACAACATGTTTCTTCAAACAAGTTGCATCACGAAGCATCAGCTGAGtgtacgtaaaaaaaaaatcaaacataaAATGTCTTTTCCATATCTCAAATCATACTAATATTTGACAAGAGAAATGTTGTCGTTCTTGAAAAATCCGTTTTCACCATTCAACTTGGATAGATTTCCGGGACTGTCAATATACCGAATCACTTGAATCAACAATTTACTTACaaggattttttttcctgcattGCCAGCCTTCAATCTGTCTTTTGAATGTCTTTTCTAGCGAAAAACATTGATCTCGAACGGTTTTGTCATTCCTTTTGTCAAACcacgtgatttatttttaggaGACCCCATTTCGGTTCTGACCTATTTTCGTTGGAATTTAATGGAACTGTAGACTTTACTAGACCTTATATTGTCTAGTTGCCATTCGGGACGACTGTCCTTTGATAACACGCGACTACCGTTTAACATTATGTAACGATGGATCGAAACACGAGTGATACATGGCAATTTTACATGTGGGAAAACAGCAATGACTTTTGTCAAAGTTGGACCCGATCGAATAGAAGACGAGGACattaaatttctttcaaatatGAACCCTCGGTTTCGAGATAAGCTACCGACACAAGCTCTGACCTTTAGCACAGAAGTACCACAACGTTCCCAATGTCCCCTCGAATATGAATATGGCTGATTTAGGATAATACGCAGCTTGTTTATCATATAGAGATTTACACGGGTCAACCAGTTACCAACCTCCACTGTGGAAACTGAAAGAAAGTTTGTTTTGAAAAGCTGCTGAACcaattttctttgctttgaAATGTTCCAAACTGAAAAGCTATTTTGTTccaagaaaagaataaagagcAAATAATACTATAGTCTAGCTGATTGCCCCATGTTGGCTACTATATCCATAAATATCCGGATAGATGAGACTGGGATTAAATATTAGTGCTTTTAAGGATAAAGGCAAATTGGCTAGGCTCTAACGAAGATGTAACAATTGATACCATAGGAATAAGAGTAAATCCAGTCAGCGATTACATCTGATACGCTGCGTTGGTGTAGATAGTATTTGTAGAGATAGCCGCTTCTGACAAACAAGGCGCACAGATAAGGCAAATGCGCAAGACGTTTAGTAAATAATATATTCCGTGCTGATGTCCGGTTGATATTTGATATACCGTTATCcataatacaaaaaatggaaatcaaAGAAAGTCCTGTATGTAGTTGCAACTAGCGTAGATGTTTTTTAAAGGCTTCGCGGAAAATTGCAAAAACTATGGTATGGTATCCGTTGTCGTTAATGATTTTTTCCGCTTTACTTGAAAAGATTATGAAAGTGTTAAGGGGAAAAAAGATACATAGAATTTACAGCAAATTCAACGAAGATCCCCAGCAGAATAGACGTGGTGTGcttgtaattaaaaaaaattattgatccCATCGTTCGTTCGCATCTTCTCCATCACTGAATAACGATTTAAAGTTGCATCAGTTAGCCACCAttgattttaaaacaataGGATACCAGAAGATTACCTTCTTAGCCGATTTCTGTGGTGATTTTTGGGGCGATTTTGTTGTTACCTTTGTTGCTTCCTTCTTGGGTTCAACAACAGGTGGAAGGGCCTCCTCCCAGTCATCCTCATTGCTACTCTCTGCTTAAGGAATAATTAACGATCTACGGGTTGCAGTTAGTTAAACCCACTTACCTTTCCCAGGCGATGTACTCCCACTTTCACCTGATCTTGAGACCAATACCATATCACCCTTCTCCTTGCATTTCAGTTCGCCTTTATCGTCATTCGACAGTCGACCTTGACATTCTTTCTCATATTCCGCCAGTAATTTACTTTGAACTTCTTCCGGAATTTCTTCCGGGGATGTCAAGGTTTCATCTGGTTGAATCAAGATATCGACTTTTAATTGTGAGTTACGGGGATGGTATCTTGGGTGTTGTACCGTCATCCCAGTTCAAATCATTGCCCTTGATGTCGGCTTGGGCACGCACTTGAGCCTCTTTTCTTATGATTTGTCTCTTGGTTTCTTCCTCCCTCACAACGTGAATACGGAACAAGTATCGAGCCCAAAACATGGCCTCAGACACCTATGTAAAACAATAACATGTATTCTGACTACATTACTTTTGGCTATAGCTTTACCTTAGAAGGGACGAGAGTTTCAAAGTTGTGACGTAGTTTTTCATTATTAGCCAATAAGGCGGCAATGTCTGCTTGTTGCGATTCGAGGTTCAAAGACTCTTGCCATGCCTCAAACTCGGTGGCATCAGGATCTACCAAAAATGTCGCAGGGTCGCTACCCAATGTATAAATGATGGCTGTTAGACGGTCTAGAAATATAggttcatcatcatcttctgGAGGAATATAGAATACATCAGAAACTTGGTTGAGGAAAGAAGTGACACTGCGCTTTACAGTTGCAGCAGTTCCGCTTGAATCATCAATCTGAAAACAAAGGAATTGTAGAGGCAATGTGTGTACAGTAAATGACAACAATACCTTTAGTTTCTCTTTTAACGCAGAAGCTGTGGTGCTTACTTCTTCTGATACAGTTTGGGTGAATTCGTCAAAATCTTTTCGGACATAGTCATACACCTCGACAGACTGCAAAAAGTGTACATTAGCCATTGCATAACATGAACTATATTAAATAATACCTTATCCTTTGCAGTCTGAGCCAATTCATTTACATCTTTTCTCACTGTGTCAAATACTTCTGCTGACtatattattaaaaataagTTCAAGAAATAAATATTACATGTGATAAAATCTTAACAAAGAAGGCATGAAAATCAGATAACCTTATTTTTTGCAGCCTGCAGCCAACTGGATCCCCACCATGAATCACTTTGGGGGGTAGCTTCAACAGGTTCTTCTCTGAAATCACgcaaagtaataaaaattcaatAGGAAAATGAAGGAACTTTGCGTCAAATAGTACAATAACACAGTTAAAGGTTGTTTACTTGGGTATGTCTGGTGCTTCAGCCATTTCCTTTGCCACGTTCGTACTTCTGTGTCTATGTTTTTTTCCGAgacgaaacagaaaaaagaaaaactaccGCCAACGCCACCTGTCGTGCTAATTTatctttaacaaaaaaaaagtcgttTTTCAAATCAATCCATTTTCCACAAAcagtgaaaaaagaaaagaaaaaacagaaagaaagctAGTAAACTAAGGAGCACCTTCAAACTTGACAATTAGCTCAAGTTTAAGTGGCAAAATGCTGAAATTTTCCTGACAAAGTTTCTCAAAGTTTGTAGCACCAGAGAAGAAGGGATTCTGATTCCCTTCATCTCTGTGTACTGTGTAGCActaaaaactaaaatgtttCGTCGCATTGTCGAGTGATATTCGTTATATTCATGGGGATTAAAAGcgattttgaataaaaatttgtcAGAATTTGAAGTTGGTTTCCTTACACTATCACAATTTTTGCAGCTGGACTGCTTGACCCAACTTTGAGAATTTCATAGCGAACTTTGGCGTAAAGTTTTTGGTCCAAACCTTCGATGCAGTTCACATTCATCGTGAGAATCGATATATATCACTAACAATGTAGTACGTATGTATTTTCCCCGATGTTTACTGTTACTCGTTAGTATATTCGAGAATATATGACCAGTACAACAGACAACGGCCGCTAACCTCTTGCATCCATTAAATGTTCATAAAGAACTAAAACATTCAAGTTGAGGTGCCCAAATGCAATATGTCGCAGTTGTTGCAACTGTTATAACGTTCCACATTGTAAAAAGTAATAATCTAAGTATACGTTCCGTCTCTCAtgttaaatatatttaaaagtTATGAACAAGAATTGCCTAATTTCATTAGAGTCGCACACGACAGGGTAACGAAGAACTGTTAAATTATGTAAAGGAGAACCATCAGCTCAAACAATGCCACGTGTAGTATAGTTCACCTAGCGCAAGTGTTTTGTACCTTCTACCAGCATTCGTTAGCACCACTTTCATTTTGAAAGAATATCCAATTCTATTTCTACAGAAAAGTAAAAAGATTATTTTCAATCCAATTTTGCAGGCAATGGACACTTTGGCGTTCGTACGAAAAACAGGGGACATATCGAAATCGACGCAAAATGTTCAAACTTTTAGAAACGAAATTGCGCACCGATTCCACGTCATTGCGCAAGACTACCGGGCCGTTTGCTAAAAAGCGGAGAAGACGGACAACGAGCTGCCAGTTCGACGCTAGGCGAGCGTCGAGACACACTTCACTGGTGGTTTAGAGCTGACTTCCGAACCTATAGTGCATCACCAAATGATGGCAGATACAAACATTGTTACTCCAAGTTCCAGTTCACTTTATTCTACACGGCTTCCGTGAACTTTTTAACGGACGGCtaaaatccccccccccacagaAAGTTTCTCGAAAACGCCTACATAAACTTTTCTTTGCTGCAAAGAACTTGAATTGTA
This genomic window contains:
- the LOC116915963 gene encoding BSD domain-containing protein 1-B isoform X2, translating into MAEAPDIPKEEPVEATPQSDSWWGSSWLQAAKNKSAEVFDTVRKDVNELAQTAKDKSVEVYDYVRKDFDEFTQTVSEEVSTTASALKEKLKIDDSSGTAATVKRSVTSFLNQVSDVFYIPPEDDDEPIFLDRLTAIIYTLGSDPATFLVDPDATEFEAWQESLNLESQQADIAALLANNEKLRHNFETLVPSKVSEAMFWARYLFRIHVVREEETKRQIIRKEAQVRAQADIKGNDLNWDDDETLTSPEEIPEEVQSKLLAEYEKECQGRLSNDDKGELKCKEKGDMVLVSRSGESGSTSPGKESSNEDDWEEALPPVVEPKKEATKVTTKSPQKSPQKSAKK
- the LOC116915963 gene encoding BSD domain-containing protein 1 isoform X1: MAEAPDIPKEEPVEATPQSDSWWGSSWLQAAKNKSAEVFDTVRKDVNELAQTAKDKSVEVYDYVRKDFDEFTQTVSEEVSTTASALKEKLKIDDSSGTAATVKRSVTSFLNQVSDVFYIPPEDDDEPIFLDRLTAIIYTLGSDPATFLVDPDATEFEAWQESLNLESQQADIAALLANNEKLRHNFETLVPSKVSEAMFWARYLFRIHVVREEETKRQIIRKEAQVRAQADIKGNDLNWDDDETLTSPEEIPEEVQSKLLAEYEKECQGRLSNDDKGELKCKEKGDMVLVSRSGESGSTSPGKAESSNEDDWEEALPPVVEPKKEATKVTTKSPQKSPQKSAKK